Proteins encoded within one genomic window of Thermococcus sp. 21S7:
- a CDS encoding ATP-binding cassette domain-containing protein: MNAIEVENLVKKYGDFEAVKGISFNVRQGEIFAFLGPNGAGKTTTVHVLTTLLKPTAGKAIVAGHDVVKEPIEVRRKIGIVFQDPSVDRELTAYENMLIHGRIYGVENLKEKIERLLKFVELWEFRDRPVKTFSGGMQRRLEIARSLLHEPEILFLDEPTIGLDPQTRAHIWDYIKTMKEEHNMTIFLTTHYMDEAEGLADRIAVMDHGKIIAEGTAEDLKKLVGSDIIYLKLRAREELKCLKADFIKGCKMLPDGRIRLDVNNAAEALPRLFELAKETGIKILEVTYHRPTLNDVFLHLTGREIRDEGGEQNVARMMMKARMRR; the protein is encoded by the coding sequence ATGAACGCGATTGAGGTTGAGAACCTCGTGAAGAAGTACGGGGATTTTGAAGCCGTTAAAGGAATATCGTTCAACGTGAGACAGGGCGAGATATTTGCATTTCTCGGGCCGAACGGGGCCGGAAAGACCACGACCGTCCACGTCCTCACCACACTGCTGAAGCCAACGGCCGGAAAGGCCATCGTTGCCGGACACGACGTCGTTAAGGAACCGATAGAAGTTAGGAGAAAGATAGGCATAGTTTTCCAGGATCCAAGCGTTGATAGAGAACTGACCGCCTACGAGAACATGCTCATCCACGGCAGGATATACGGGGTCGAAAATCTGAAGGAGAAGATAGAGCGCCTCCTCAAGTTCGTTGAGCTGTGGGAGTTCCGGGACAGACCCGTCAAGACCTTCTCCGGCGGCATGCAGAGGAGGCTTGAGATAGCGCGCTCCCTCCTCCACGAGCCCGAAATCCTCTTCCTCGACGAGCCGACGATAGGCCTCGACCCGCAGACGAGGGCGCACATCTGGGACTACATAAAAACCATGAAGGAGGAGCACAACATGACGATTTTCCTCACGACGCACTACATGGACGAGGCGGAGGGGTTGGCCGACAGGATAGCGGTGATGGACCACGGAAAGATAATCGCCGAGGGTACCGCCGAGGACCTGAAAAAGCTCGTGGGCAGCGACATAATCTATCTGAAGCTCCGGGCGAGGGAGGAACTCAAGTGTCTTAAGGCGGACTTCATCAAGGGCTGCAAGATGCTCCCGGACGGGAGGATAAGGCTCGACGTGAACAACGCCGCCGAGGCTCTGCCGAGGCTCTTCGAGCTGGCGAAGGAGACCGGCATCAAAATCCTTGAGGTCACGTACCACAGGCCGACCCTCAACGACGTCTTCCTGCACCTCACGGGCAGGGAGATTAGAGACGAAGGTGGAGAGCAGAACGTTGCGAGGATGATGATGAAGGCGAGGATGAGGAGGTGA
- a CDS encoding ABC transporter permease yields MQVFFTMIYRELKRFSRSRARVIGSIINPLIWLIFFGKGWSGVFNNPMGAPIFGGVDYMTYLVPGIIAMTVFNMSFMQGITLIWDKQFGFLKEILVAPASRTEAILGRITGGALMAMIQGIIILALSFFMADLNVSGILPALGLSFLVGIAIAGMGVAIALKMTSMEGFQMIVTMIMLPMTFLSGAFYPISTMPEWMQWLAKVNPLTYAVDGSRYYLAGVEPTFGIVTDWVVLIGLAALFAGVAALGFRKATID; encoded by the coding sequence ATGCAGGTCTTTTTCACCATGATATACCGCGAGCTGAAGCGCTTTTCCCGCTCCAGGGCAAGGGTCATCGGAAGCATAATAAACCCCCTCATCTGGCTCATATTCTTCGGAAAGGGTTGGAGCGGCGTCTTCAACAACCCCATGGGGGCGCCCATCTTCGGCGGCGTCGACTACATGACATACCTCGTGCCGGGAATAATAGCCATGACGGTCTTCAACATGAGCTTCATGCAGGGCATAACGCTAATCTGGGACAAGCAGTTCGGCTTCCTGAAGGAGATTCTAGTCGCCCCCGCGAGCAGAACCGAGGCAATACTCGGCAGAATCACCGGGGGAGCGCTCATGGCCATGATACAGGGCATCATAATCCTCGCGCTCAGCTTCTTCATGGCCGACCTCAACGTGAGCGGAATCCTTCCAGCCCTCGGGCTGAGCTTCCTCGTTGGAATAGCGATAGCCGGCATGGGCGTCGCGATAGCGCTCAAGATGACCAGCATGGAAGGCTTCCAGATGATAGTGACCATGATAATGCTCCCAATGACCTTCCTGAGCGGAGCGTTCTACCCGATAAGCACGATGCCGGAGTGGATGCAGTGGCTGGCCAAGGTAAACCCGCTGACCTACGCGGTCGACGGTTCCAGGTACTACCTGGCCGGAGTCGAGCCGACCTTTGGAATCGTCACGGACTGGGTCGTGCTCATCGGCTTGGCGGCGCTCTTCGCTGGAGTTGCCGCTCTTGGATTTAGAAAAGCCACAATAGACTGA
- a CDS encoding phosphoglycerate kinase produces MFRLTDFSYHNRTVFLRADLNSPVKDGRIISDARFRAVLPTIIYLLEHGAKLVIGTHQSKPYKGDYITTEEHAEILSGLLGQEVEYVEDIFGKYARERIKALKPGEAIVLENLRFAAEEVKYKPIEDCEKTFFVRKLAPLIDYVVNDAFAAAHRSQPSLVGFARLKPMIMGFLMEREVQALTKAYETQEKPRVYVLGGAKVDDSLRVAENVLRNGRAEVILTGGLVGHVFTLAKGFHLGDSNLEFMERKGLLKLVDWAEEILNEFYPYVRTPVDFAVDYRGERVEVDLLSDEKWLFDEYSILDIGSRTVEKYREVLMGAKIIVANGPMGVFEREEFAVGTVGVFRAIGESPAFSIVGGGHSIASIYQHNITGISHVSTGGGAMLSFFAGEKLPVLEAFRESYERFKGMLEG; encoded by the coding sequence ATGTTCAGGCTCACGGACTTCAGCTACCACAACAGGACAGTGTTTCTGAGGGCTGATCTCAACTCCCCCGTCAAGGACGGAAGGATAATCAGCGACGCCCGGTTTCGGGCGGTTCTCCCGACGATAATATACCTCCTCGAACACGGGGCCAAACTAGTCATAGGAACGCACCAGAGCAAGCCCTACAAGGGGGACTACATCACCACCGAGGAACACGCCGAGATACTGAGCGGGCTGCTCGGTCAGGAAGTGGAGTACGTTGAGGACATCTTCGGAAAATACGCCCGCGAGAGGATAAAGGCGCTGAAACCCGGCGAGGCCATCGTCCTTGAGAACCTCCGATTTGCCGCGGAGGAGGTCAAATACAAGCCGATTGAAGATTGTGAGAAGACGTTTTTCGTGAGAAAACTCGCGCCCCTTATTGATTACGTCGTGAACGATGCGTTCGCCGCCGCCCACCGCTCCCAGCCTTCCCTGGTGGGCTTCGCGAGGCTGAAACCAATGATAATGGGCTTCCTCATGGAGAGGGAGGTCCAAGCCCTCACGAAGGCCTACGAGACCCAGGAGAAGCCGAGGGTCTACGTGCTCGGCGGTGCAAAGGTTGACGACTCCCTCCGCGTGGCGGAGAACGTGCTGAGGAACGGCAGGGCAGAGGTCATACTCACCGGCGGGCTGGTCGGTCACGTGTTCACCCTCGCCAAGGGCTTCCACCTCGGCGACTCTAACCTTGAGTTCATGGAGAGGAAGGGCCTTCTCAAACTGGTGGACTGGGCCGAGGAGATACTCAACGAGTTCTACCCCTACGTGAGAACCCCCGTTGATTTCGCCGTTGATTACAGGGGGGAGCGCGTCGAGGTCGACCTGCTGAGCGATGAGAAGTGGCTGTTCGACGAGTATTCCATCCTCGACATAGGTTCGAGAACCGTTGAGAAGTACCGCGAGGTGCTGATGGGGGCGAAGATAATAGTTGCCAACGGGCCGATGGGCGTCTTCGAGAGGGAGGAGTTCGCGGTGGGCACCGTCGGCGTCTTCAGGGCGATAGGGGAGAGCCCAGCCTTCAGCATAGTCGGGGGAGGCCACTCGATAGCGAGCATATACCAGCACAACATAACCGGCATAAGCCACGTCTCCACTGGCGGCGGCGCGATGCTGAGCTTCTTCGCAGGTGAAAAGCTCCCGGTCCTGGAGGCGTTCAGGGAGAGCTACGAGAGGTTCAAGGGAATGCTTGAGGGGTGA
- a CDS encoding restriction endonuclease: MPWTQDIIMLASEDVLIENVIELLKRMGFRDYEKVSSKKDWGIDIVAIRDDPIAGMEKLVIAVHRKGLASSRDVNVFAGLVDKYKADKGILISTAGFTKDAKVLISREHRGRIIPWDGEKLISLFHNYSLEPPEELLKMAESTKKKSEKKSPLNEFELDAPLLYEFSAKDVFKKVASFAASKYPIKPSEMNLRALSVTLSSAYIFSWSVEGGNEKDKAVVFSGEDIVLRATEDKRLSVPVTKALLNDSSSIQATERYIEVPISPSEAVLILKERAARELGVAEGKVSIHERKKVYVPKFAKLELRVGENTAKATVNLESGKVEFEISPLPDEYFIGKTEEIVLKQTGEEVLEKELKRDRGKVKISGKTKSFSFEMAFNEYTGKPLSLEALLSDEALNELLEKAYPSGKVMNLEKGKKVAVADILLDDGIAVLEVDLTTGKYSEVRKLPSPREAFKNAKEVIEGNFPPRNLEMSSYRVLEHKYLELTLESPDGKAVVKVDGATGDVLDYLVEITPERAKELVAERYPDFEITSVEGKDAEYVLKAENEMHVVTIRLSKDGKLVEEVDRVLKRELAEKIALERAREVDEEAGIDSISLNDNWEVEFTGKTKIGTLVLHRATGEVLEENVRFTEMAIEAMYHEHLMKSFGEREVRTERLTHYKDKGYITIKVSGAGRLYYARIDTRTGKIISEDTAPIKGITAKLKQIQLESKYK; encoded by the coding sequence ATGCCGTGGACTCAGGATATAATAATGCTGGCATCTGAGGACGTTCTCATTGAAAACGTAATCGAGCTGCTTAAGAGAATGGGTTTCAGGGACTACGAAAAGGTCTCCAGCAAGAAGGACTGGGGAATAGACATAGTGGCCATAAGGGACGACCCCATAGCGGGTATGGAGAAGCTGGTTATAGCCGTTCACCGGAAGGGACTCGCTTCATCCCGCGACGTCAACGTCTTCGCTGGGCTCGTGGACAAGTATAAGGCGGACAAGGGAATACTCATCTCAACCGCGGGATTCACCAAAGACGCCAAAGTTCTTATCTCCAGGGAGCACCGGGGAAGGATAATCCCCTGGGATGGGGAGAAGCTCATCTCGCTCTTCCACAACTATTCTCTTGAACCGCCTGAGGAACTCCTCAAGATGGCGGAGAGCACCAAGAAGAAATCCGAGAAAAAGAGCCCCCTGAACGAGTTCGAACTCGATGCCCCCCTCCTCTACGAGTTCTCGGCCAAAGATGTGTTCAAGAAGGTTGCCTCCTTCGCCGCATCCAAGTATCCGATCAAGCCCTCCGAGATGAACCTCCGAGCCCTCTCCGTGACGCTCTCCAGCGCCTACATATTTTCCTGGTCCGTCGAGGGCGGGAATGAGAAGGACAAGGCAGTGGTGTTCTCGGGGGAGGACATAGTCCTGCGCGCAACTGAAGATAAAAGGCTCAGCGTCCCTGTGACCAAAGCCCTCCTCAACGATTCCTCTTCCATCCAGGCAACCGAGAGATACATAGAGGTTCCAATAAGCCCGAGCGAGGCGGTTCTGATACTCAAAGAGCGAGCCGCCAGGGAACTGGGCGTCGCCGAGGGGAAGGTCTCAATCCATGAGCGGAAGAAGGTCTACGTTCCAAAGTTCGCCAAGCTTGAGCTCAGGGTTGGTGAGAACACCGCGAAGGCCACCGTCAACCTGGAGAGCGGCAAGGTCGAGTTCGAGATAAGCCCCCTCCCGGACGAGTACTTCATCGGAAAGACAGAGGAGATAGTTCTCAAGCAGACAGGGGAGGAAGTGCTCGAAAAGGAGCTGAAGAGGGACAGGGGGAAAGTGAAGATATCGGGCAAAACCAAGAGCTTTTCCTTTGAGATGGCTTTCAACGAGTACACCGGAAAACCCCTCAGCCTCGAAGCCCTGCTGAGCGACGAGGCACTGAACGAGCTCCTTGAGAAAGCTTACCCCAGCGGGAAAGTCATGAACCTTGAGAAGGGTAAGAAGGTTGCCGTTGCCGACATTCTGCTCGACGACGGCATAGCCGTCCTTGAGGTCGACCTGACCACCGGGAAGTACTCCGAAGTGAGAAAACTTCCGTCCCCAAGGGAGGCCTTCAAAAACGCCAAAGAGGTCATAGAAGGCAATTTTCCGCCCAGGAACCTTGAGATGAGCTCATACCGCGTGCTGGAGCACAAGTACCTTGAACTGACCCTTGAGAGTCCGGACGGCAAGGCGGTAGTTAAGGTGGACGGCGCCACGGGCGACGTTCTGGACTACCTCGTCGAGATAACCCCCGAGCGGGCCAAGGAGCTGGTGGCCGAAAGGTACCCCGACTTTGAGATAACCTCGGTTGAAGGAAAAGATGCCGAGTACGTACTCAAGGCCGAGAACGAAATGCACGTGGTTACGATACGGCTCAGCAAGGACGGTAAGCTCGTCGAAGAGGTTGACCGCGTTCTGAAAAGGGAGCTGGCGGAGAAGATAGCCCTGGAGCGCGCGAGGGAGGTCGACGAGGAGGCCGGTATAGACTCAATCTCCCTGAACGACAACTGGGAGGTCGAATTCACCGGCAAGACGAAGATTGGAACGCTGGTTCTTCACAGGGCCACGGGAGAGGTTCTGGAGGAGAACGTGCGCTTCACGGAGATGGCGATAGAGGCCATGTACCACGAGCACCTGATGAAGAGCTTCGGTGAGAGGGAGGTCAGAACCGAGAGGCTGACCCACTACAAGGATAAGGGGTATATAACCATCAAGGTCTCCGGCGCAGGGAGGCTCTACTACGCGCGGATAGACACGAGAACCGGAAAAATAATAAGCGAAGACACGGCACCTATAAAGGGAATAACGGCAAAGCTGAAGCAGATTCAGCTGGAGAGCAAATACAAGTGA
- a CDS encoding metallophosphoesterase — protein sequence MTVRRALAIIVALLAVVAVLSVPTRAETTVAPGDIVLKPLPGVPAIGLPGETIEVQPAEGVTIQGLRIVSILHGPYDLQILGTENGVVKARIPEDAAPDVYFLVVKSDKGEVTIPNGVWVMKEAPKVLKIAQGSDFHVTSGSKMGFVCGEYFQKSVQEILKYCDDPIPMHSYTATDSFMTYYAMVDGDDVNVMISTGDDVDTNGDRMGYHLFDLAVLHGTAAGMPFIGIKGNHDHPPTYYSKYVGPRYFYEVIGNFLIIGLDSRGEERHPEMEQLQWMEDVLKSHPNKTVVVLVHHPFWYKTDEGGYGTIKGYTAFDDNDWNALMKYISWDWAGRDGQYQDIARYFLQLVEKYNVRLVLAGHIHHDKPILYIDRDGNEHWFYTLTTTGAPDKTSNPPSKVDLSHNYDVPSWYGSQVIYVYPNGTVAFPEMDDVLHAGISSLPVPQKFVVFRQNGEDGSAVHFFNDLGRAVSGPLGVQIPEGAKVDPDATTLTYKVIAEREIGGNYYMLLNVTVPEGESQLAVVREKDTQKPTVEFGYISPRKPKPGTLLKVFFDASDNVGIKSARVEVIENGKVVAEYPAFSTNPWDVKGNYFSQFTVNSSEFTLRVVVEDFYGNTAETTYEYAPATTTTTSAPSEGKGVCGPAALVAIALLPAFLRRRK from the coding sequence GGCAGAAACCACAGTGGCTCCTGGAGACATCGTCCTGAAGCCCCTCCCGGGCGTTCCGGCCATCGGCCTCCCCGGGGAGACCATAGAAGTACAGCCGGCAGAGGGGGTTACAATTCAGGGGTTGCGGATAGTTTCAATACTCCACGGCCCGTACGACCTTCAGATACTCGGAACCGAAAACGGAGTCGTGAAGGCGAGGATACCCGAAGATGCCGCACCGGACGTTTACTTTCTGGTCGTGAAGAGCGACAAGGGAGAAGTGACAATTCCGAACGGCGTTTGGGTCATGAAGGAGGCCCCGAAGGTCCTCAAGATTGCCCAGGGAAGCGATTTTCACGTGACGAGCGGCTCTAAGATGGGCTTTGTCTGCGGGGAGTACTTCCAGAAGAGCGTCCAGGAGATACTGAAGTACTGCGACGACCCGATACCGATGCACAGCTACACCGCCACCGACAGCTTCATGACGTACTACGCCATGGTGGACGGTGATGATGTAAACGTCATGATAAGCACCGGCGACGACGTTGACACCAACGGGGACAGAATGGGTTACCATCTCTTTGACCTGGCGGTTCTTCACGGAACGGCCGCCGGAATGCCCTTCATAGGCATCAAGGGCAACCACGACCATCCACCGACCTACTACTCCAAGTACGTCGGCCCCAGGTATTTCTACGAGGTCATCGGGAACTTCCTCATCATAGGCCTCGACAGCCGCGGCGAGGAGAGGCACCCCGAGATGGAGCAGCTCCAGTGGATGGAGGACGTACTCAAGTCCCACCCGAACAAGACGGTCGTAGTTCTCGTCCACCACCCGTTCTGGTACAAGACCGACGAGGGAGGGTACGGCACCATAAAGGGCTACACGGCCTTCGACGACAACGACTGGAACGCCCTCATGAAGTACATCAGCTGGGACTGGGCCGGCAGGGACGGACAGTACCAGGACATAGCCAGGTACTTCCTCCAGCTCGTCGAGAAGTACAACGTCAGGCTCGTCCTCGCGGGCCACATACACCACGACAAGCCGATACTGTACATTGACAGGGACGGAAACGAGCACTGGTTCTACACCCTGACGACCACGGGGGCGCCGGACAAGACCAGCAACCCCCCGAGCAAGGTGGACCTGTCCCATAACTACGACGTTCCTTCCTGGTACGGCTCCCAGGTGATATACGTTTATCCCAACGGAACGGTGGCATTTCCGGAGATGGACGATGTCCTCCACGCGGGAATAAGCTCCCTCCCGGTTCCACAGAAGTTCGTCGTCTTCAGGCAGAACGGTGAGGATGGAAGCGCGGTCCACTTCTTCAACGACCTGGGCAGAGCCGTCAGCGGCCCCCTCGGGGTTCAGATACCCGAGGGTGCCAAGGTTGACCCCGACGCGACCACCTTAACGTACAAGGTCATCGCTGAGAGGGAGATAGGCGGTAATTACTACATGCTGCTGAACGTTACGGTGCCGGAGGGCGAGAGCCAGCTGGCAGTTGTCAGGGAGAAGGACACTCAGAAACCGACCGTTGAGTTCGGCTACATCTCACCGAGGAAGCCGAAGCCGGGAACGCTCCTTAAGGTCTTCTTCGACGCCAGCGACAACGTTGGAATAAAGAGCGCCAGGGTTGAGGTCATCGAGAACGGAAAGGTCGTGGCGGAGTACCCCGCTTTCTCCACCAATCCGTGGGACGTCAAGGGCAACTACTTCAGTCAGTTCACGGTGAACTCCTCGGAATTCACCCTGAGGGTGGTCGTTGAGGACTTCTACGGCAACACGGCCGAGACCACTTACGAGTACGCACCCGCGACCACCACGACAACCAGCGCCCCGTCCGAGGGCAAGGGCGTCTGCGGCCCTGCTGCTCTGGTGGCTATAGCCCTTCTCCCGGCGTTTCTCAGGAGAAGGAAGTGA